A stretch of Macrobrachium rosenbergii isolate ZJJX-2024 chromosome 12, ASM4041242v1, whole genome shotgun sequence DNA encodes these proteins:
- the LOC136844095 gene encoding uncharacterized protein: MYKFSMASERIRLQGKRSGDGVIQSPLHRNRLSTVLGRIDDFDKEVIRREILAFYKRGQLSTLDLLLQRVRKPPVDFIGGTTIVWRLLKSMGLTCKKHCSSRVILIQRSDIVTARNKFIRKLKSNRSSKCPRPEIYLDETCINQNAGVEQCWTDKEGTIGPNTKICRDGRFIIVHAGSSEGFVPGALLMFKSKTGNKGDYHDSMNSHAFKKRPLEQLMPNIPPRSLIIMDNAPYNNMQLYKAPTGNSRKTDIVKWLSDNNIPYDSSHIKPELNQLVQLHMKTKLRYEIASLTQLNSYGLKSNKK, from the exons ATGTACAAGTTTTCCATGGCATCTGAGAG GATCAGGCTCCAGGGCAAGAGAAGTGGAGATGGAGTAATTCAGTCACCACTCCATCGGAATCGTCTATCGACTGTTCTTGGGAGGATTGATGATTTCGACAAGGAAGTGATACGAAGAGAAATTCTTGCCTTTTACAAAAGAGGACAGCTCTCTACACTTGATTTGCTGCTACAGAGAGTAAGGAAGCCACCAGTGGATTTTATAGGAGGAACCACAATCGTGTGGAGATTACTGAAGAGTATGGGATTAACATGTAAGAAACATTGTAGTAGCAGAGTTATATTGATACAGAGATCAGATATTGTAACTGCTCGAAACAAATTCATAAGGAAACTCAAAAGCAACAGAAGCAGTAAATGTCCAAGGCCAGAAATTTATCTTGATGAAACTTGTATCAATCAAAATGCCGGTGTCGAACAATGTTGGACGGATAAGGAGGGTACCATTGGGCCTAACACAAAAATTTGCAGAGATGGCAGATTCATTATTGTCCACGCAGGAAGTTCTGAAGGCTTTGTTCCTGGTGCACTGTTAATGTTCAAATCCAAGACTGGTAATAAAGGAGATTATCATGATTCCATGAATAGCCATGCATTCAAGAAACGGCCTTTAGAGCAATTGATGCCTAACATCCCTCCAAGATCATTAATTATTATGGACAACGCTCCCTATAACAACATGCAGCTGTACAAGGCACCTACAGGAAATTCAAGAAAAACAGATATCGTCAAGTGGTTAAGTGACAACAACATTCCCTACGACTCTTCGCATATCAAACCTGAACTAAATCAACTTGTACAACTTCACATGAAAACCAAATTGCGTTATGAAATTGCCAGTTTAACCCAGTTGAACTCATATGGACTCAaatcaaacaagaaataa